In Solanum pennellii chromosome 3, SPENNV200, a single window of DNA contains:
- the LOC107012707 gene encoding ADP-ribosylation factor GTPase-activating protein AGD5-like isoform X2, with translation MNEKSRVSKELNAKHTKILEGLLKLPQNRECADCKARGPRWASVNLGIFICLHCSGVHRSLGVHISKVRSATLDTWLPDQVAFIQTMGNQKSNSYWEAELPAKSDRVGIENFIRAKYVEKRWIPRNESVKSSPGARGERNSASKTGTARDAAYIKRTMSLYQERKSSPLPDADRTTLALRNRLHNAPSESPKQLAAPDPKPEVIQNAKPVASVEEPKAKANVSPDPRENVHQNVEPSISQVAKAKPEANFSPTLSTATINHAASVSKSYTEATKANDSVTKTQPVASPKPAEPKAVVIQQNATIENKNKFDAGIEELIKDFQWNTQPVSANPLNNVTNEQKTSPAPHQPQLMPATMNHFSGSQTAYQSSNVNQYIPQNWGSIGTQVIHGTKQMGGTQYIHASTPPAYAMNPSMFSAMQVVPILHGTTTTTTTGAIRPLSSFPTVPVVSMQSGYNYDFSSLTHQMLSRR, from the exons ATACTTGAAGGACTACTCAAATTGCCACAGAATCGAGAATGTGCTGACTGCAAAGCCAG AGGTCCAAGATGGGCAAGTGTGAACTTGGGAATCTTCATATGTTTGCATTGTTCCGGTGTTCACAGGAGTCTTGGAGTACATATATCAAAG GTAAGATCTGCTACATTGGATACTTGGCTTCCAGATCAGGTTGCGTTTATTCAAA CAATGGGAAATCAGAAATCGAATAGCTACTGGGAAGCCGAGCTGCCTGCCAAATCCGACAGAGTTGGTATTGAAAATTTTATCCGAGCAAA ATATGTGGAGAAAAGATGGATACCACGAAACGAGAGTGTGAAATCATCTCCTGGTGCCAGAGGGGAACGTAATTCAGCTAGTAAAACTGGGACTGCCAGGGATGCAGCGTATATCAAACGGACCATGTCGTTGTATCAAGAGAGGAAATCTTCTCCATTACCGGATGCAGATAGAACAACGCTAGCTTTGAGGAACAGATTACATAATGCACCTTCCGAATCACCTAAGCAGCTG GCTGCTCCTGATCCCAAACCAGAAGTTATTCAGAATGCAAAACCGGTAGCCTCCGTGGAAGAACCAAAGGCAAAAGCTAAT GTTTCTCCTGATCCCCGGGAAAACGTTCATCAAAATGTAGAACCATCAATCTCTCAAGTTGCAAAAGCAAAGCCGGAAGCAAATTTCTCCCCAACTCTATCAACCGCTACCATCAACCATGCTGCTAGCGTTTCTAAAAGTTATACAGAAGCCACGAAAGCAAATGATTCAGTTACCAAAACACAGCCCGTTGCAAGCCCCAAGC CAGCGGAACCAAAAGCAGTAGTAATCCAGCAGAATGCTACTATAGAAAACAAGAACAAATTTGATGCTGGAATTGAGGAACTGATCAAAGATTTTCAATGGAATACGCAGCCGGTATCAGCAAACCCCTTGAACAATGTCACTAATGAG CAAAAAACGTCGCCAGCTCCACATCAGCCTCAGCTCATGCCTGCTACGATGAATCATTTCAGCGGTTCACAAACCGCCTATCAATCATCAAATGTTAACCAGTATATTCCTCAAAACTGGGGAAGCATTGGCACTCAGGTGATCCATGGGACTAAACAG ATGGGAGGCACTCAATATATACACGCGTCTACACCACCAGCTTATGCTATGAATCCCAG CATGTTTTCTGCAATGCAAGTAGTACCAATATTGCAtggaacaacaacaacaacaacaacaggaGCTATTAGGCCTTTATCAAGTTTTCCAACAGTTCCTGTTGTTTCAATGCAATCAGGATATAATTACGATTTTTCATCGTTAACACACCAAATGTTATCGAGACGATAA
- the LOC107012707 gene encoding ADP-ribosylation factor GTPase-activating protein AGD5-like isoform X1 has protein sequence MNEKSRVSKELNAKHTKILEGLLKLPQNRECADCKARGPRWASVNLGIFICLHCSGVHRSLGVHISKVRSATLDTWLPDQVAFIQTMGNQKSNSYWEAELPAKSDRVGIENFIRAKYVEKRWIPRNESVKSSPGARGERNSASKTGTARDAAYIKRTMSLYQERKSSPLPDADRTTLALRNRLHNAPSESPKQLAAPDPKPEVIQNAKPVASVEEPKAKANVSPDPRENVHQNVEPSISQVAKAKPEANFSPTLSTATINHAASVSKSYTEATKANDSVTKTQPVASPKPAEPKAVVIQQNATIENKNKFDAGIEELIKDFQWNTQPVSANPLNNVTNEQQKTSPAPHQPQLMPATMNHFSGSQTAYQSSNVNQYIPQNWGSIGTQVIHGTKQMGGTQYIHASTPPAYAMNPSMFSAMQVVPILHGTTTTTTTGAIRPLSSFPTVPVVSMQSGYNYDFSSLTHQMLSRR, from the exons ATACTTGAAGGACTACTCAAATTGCCACAGAATCGAGAATGTGCTGACTGCAAAGCCAG AGGTCCAAGATGGGCAAGTGTGAACTTGGGAATCTTCATATGTTTGCATTGTTCCGGTGTTCACAGGAGTCTTGGAGTACATATATCAAAG GTAAGATCTGCTACATTGGATACTTGGCTTCCAGATCAGGTTGCGTTTATTCAAA CAATGGGAAATCAGAAATCGAATAGCTACTGGGAAGCCGAGCTGCCTGCCAAATCCGACAGAGTTGGTATTGAAAATTTTATCCGAGCAAA ATATGTGGAGAAAAGATGGATACCACGAAACGAGAGTGTGAAATCATCTCCTGGTGCCAGAGGGGAACGTAATTCAGCTAGTAAAACTGGGACTGCCAGGGATGCAGCGTATATCAAACGGACCATGTCGTTGTATCAAGAGAGGAAATCTTCTCCATTACCGGATGCAGATAGAACAACGCTAGCTTTGAGGAACAGATTACATAATGCACCTTCCGAATCACCTAAGCAGCTG GCTGCTCCTGATCCCAAACCAGAAGTTATTCAGAATGCAAAACCGGTAGCCTCCGTGGAAGAACCAAAGGCAAAAGCTAAT GTTTCTCCTGATCCCCGGGAAAACGTTCATCAAAATGTAGAACCATCAATCTCTCAAGTTGCAAAAGCAAAGCCGGAAGCAAATTTCTCCCCAACTCTATCAACCGCTACCATCAACCATGCTGCTAGCGTTTCTAAAAGTTATACAGAAGCCACGAAAGCAAATGATTCAGTTACCAAAACACAGCCCGTTGCAAGCCCCAAGC CAGCGGAACCAAAAGCAGTAGTAATCCAGCAGAATGCTACTATAGAAAACAAGAACAAATTTGATGCTGGAATTGAGGAACTGATCAAAGATTTTCAATGGAATACGCAGCCGGTATCAGCAAACCCCTTGAACAATGTCACTAATGAG CAGCAAAAAACGTCGCCAGCTCCACATCAGCCTCAGCTCATGCCTGCTACGATGAATCATTTCAGCGGTTCACAAACCGCCTATCAATCATCAAATGTTAACCAGTATATTCCTCAAAACTGGGGAAGCATTGGCACTCAGGTGATCCATGGGACTAAACAG ATGGGAGGCACTCAATATATACACGCGTCTACACCACCAGCTTATGCTATGAATCCCAG CATGTTTTCTGCAATGCAAGTAGTACCAATATTGCAtggaacaacaacaacaacaacaacaggaGCTATTAGGCCTTTATCAAGTTTTCCAACAGTTCCTGTTGTTTCAATGCAATCAGGATATAATTACGATTTTTCATCGTTAACACACCAAATGTTATCGAGACGATAA
- the LOC107012707 gene encoding ADP-ribosylation factor GTPase-activating protein AGD5-like isoform X3, which produces MNEKSRVSKELNAKHTKILEGLLKLPQNRECADCKARGPRWASVNLGIFICLHCSGVHRSLGVHISKVRSATLDTWLPDQVAFIQTMGNQKSNSYWEAELPAKSDRVGIENFIRAKYVEKRWIPRNESVKSSPGARGERNSASKTGTARDAAYIKRTMSLYQERKSSPLPDADRTTLALRNRLHNAPSESPKQLAAPDPKPEVIQNAKPVASVEEPKAKANVSPDPRENVHQNVEPSISQVAKAKPEANFSPTLSTATINHAASVSKSYTEATKANDSVTKTQPVASPKPEPKAVVIQQNATIENKNKFDAGIEELIKDFQWNTQPVSANPLNNVTNEQQKTSPAPHQPQLMPATMNHFSGSQTAYQSSNVNQYIPQNWGSIGTQVIHGTKQMGGTQYIHASTPPAYAMNPSMFSAMQVVPILHGTTTTTTTGAIRPLSSFPTVPVVSMQSGYNYDFSSLTHQMLSRR; this is translated from the exons ATACTTGAAGGACTACTCAAATTGCCACAGAATCGAGAATGTGCTGACTGCAAAGCCAG AGGTCCAAGATGGGCAAGTGTGAACTTGGGAATCTTCATATGTTTGCATTGTTCCGGTGTTCACAGGAGTCTTGGAGTACATATATCAAAG GTAAGATCTGCTACATTGGATACTTGGCTTCCAGATCAGGTTGCGTTTATTCAAA CAATGGGAAATCAGAAATCGAATAGCTACTGGGAAGCCGAGCTGCCTGCCAAATCCGACAGAGTTGGTATTGAAAATTTTATCCGAGCAAA ATATGTGGAGAAAAGATGGATACCACGAAACGAGAGTGTGAAATCATCTCCTGGTGCCAGAGGGGAACGTAATTCAGCTAGTAAAACTGGGACTGCCAGGGATGCAGCGTATATCAAACGGACCATGTCGTTGTATCAAGAGAGGAAATCTTCTCCATTACCGGATGCAGATAGAACAACGCTAGCTTTGAGGAACAGATTACATAATGCACCTTCCGAATCACCTAAGCAGCTG GCTGCTCCTGATCCCAAACCAGAAGTTATTCAGAATGCAAAACCGGTAGCCTCCGTGGAAGAACCAAAGGCAAAAGCTAAT GTTTCTCCTGATCCCCGGGAAAACGTTCATCAAAATGTAGAACCATCAATCTCTCAAGTTGCAAAAGCAAAGCCGGAAGCAAATTTCTCCCCAACTCTATCAACCGCTACCATCAACCATGCTGCTAGCGTTTCTAAAAGTTATACAGAAGCCACGAAAGCAAATGATTCAGTTACCAAAACACAGCCCGTTGCAAGCCCCAAGC CGGAACCAAAAGCAGTAGTAATCCAGCAGAATGCTACTATAGAAAACAAGAACAAATTTGATGCTGGAATTGAGGAACTGATCAAAGATTTTCAATGGAATACGCAGCCGGTATCAGCAAACCCCTTGAACAATGTCACTAATGAG CAGCAAAAAACGTCGCCAGCTCCACATCAGCCTCAGCTCATGCCTGCTACGATGAATCATTTCAGCGGTTCACAAACCGCCTATCAATCATCAAATGTTAACCAGTATATTCCTCAAAACTGGGGAAGCATTGGCACTCAGGTGATCCATGGGACTAAACAG ATGGGAGGCACTCAATATATACACGCGTCTACACCACCAGCTTATGCTATGAATCCCAG CATGTTTTCTGCAATGCAAGTAGTACCAATATTGCAtggaacaacaacaacaacaacaacaggaGCTATTAGGCCTTTATCAAGTTTTCCAACAGTTCCTGTTGTTTCAATGCAATCAGGATATAATTACGATTTTTCATCGTTAACACACCAAATGTTATCGAGACGATAA